The region CCTGCCCCCTCGGTGCTCTCCCCAGCCCCACTGCCCCCAGCCCAGCCGGGACAGGGGACAAGGAGCAGAGAGGCCAGGAGTGACTCACAGGGTCCTGACTCCCAGCTTGGCCCATATGAATGAATGGTGGGACCCTTCATTGTGCGCCAGACCCAAAGCCGTCGTCCCACCCGGCCGCCCTGCCTGCGAGCACCCCCCTCCCAGGCACCTTGACCGCCCGTCGGTTTGGGGAGGTCAGCCAAGGCCTGGCTCTTCCTCTGAGCTCAGCCCGTTAGACAGCAGGTACTCTGGCTGGGAGGGAAGGGTTGACCCTGTCCTCTGGGCCCCCCGACCTCCCTGGAGGCCCCATCcccaggccagcccccaccacggAGCCCCTGCTAGTCAGGCCCCACTTTGTTCCTCTAAAAATACGCCCAGAGGAAGCCCCCTCCTAAGGCTTCCTGTGGCTCCCAGAGCCTGAAATAGCAGAGGGGGAAGGTCCCACCCAAGGACAAGGTGCCTCAGCACCCCACCCTACAGATAAGCCCTGGGCGGATTTTTCCACAGGAAGGTGAACTCAGCGTTTGTGTCTAAATCAATGGACAAAcgcctggaggggaggggcgctTCCTCTGGGAGGTAAGACGCCCCTGAAGGAGAGGGGCTCCAGCCGGCCGGCCGGCCAGCCGGGGAGCCAGACCAGCCCACACACCAGCCCAGGACTCCCTGAAACCCCACAGACAACTCGGATTCCCCCGACTTGGGCCCCGACCACCCCTGCGGGGCTCTGGAGCCCAAGGAACAAAAAGCATCCTCGGGGTTCAGACCCAGGCCTGTGCCCAGGCTGGCTTCCCACCTGAAATGCCGGCCCCCCAGGACCCGGGCATAGCCGGCTCGCACCGGAGATGCGCACACCCGGAAACTTCAGCTCTCACACCTTCTCTGGCATGAGGCCAGTGGTTCTCCAAGTGGGATCTGGGGAAACCCCTGGGAttgaatttctttaaagaaattaaaaaaaaaaaaaaaaaaagcgcctgggtggctcagtcccttgagcatctgccttcggcttggatcatgatcctggggtcccgggatcgagccccacatggggctccctgctcactggggagcctgcttctccctctcccactccccctgcttgtgtttcctctctctctaacaaataaataaaatcttaaaaaaaaagaaaggcaaaacgGGCATGAGAAACAGTACCATGGGGTTTCAAGAGGACAGAGCAATCAGGGTACTTGGGTGGTCTGgactcagggtcatgatctcatgagttgtGAGATCACGCCGCATGTCGAGACCCGGGTCAGGCTCCACACGTAGTGGGGAGACTGGCTGGGGatcctctccctccgcccctcctacggctctctctctctccccctccctctccccacctttctctcaaagaaaggggaaaaaaataagatcttgggcgcctgggtggctcagtgggttaagccgctgccttcggctcaggtcatgatctcagggtcctgggatcgagtcccgcatcgggctctctgctcagcagggagcctgcttccctctctctctctctctctctgcctgcctctctaccaacttgtgatctctctctgccaaataaataaataaaatctttaaaaaaaaaataagatctttaaaaaaagagagagagagtgcgcagaACAAGCAGAGTCAGGCTCTCCCTCTTGGCCCCCCTCGAGTAGCACCCCCCAAGTCCTGCCACACAGAAGGCAGAACAGCAGCCCCCCCCATACACGTCTTCTAGCTTTTCTGCCTGGAGCAGATGCAGGAAGGGAAAAGCACCCCATCCGCCGTAGACCCCAAACTGAGGAGACAGCTTAGACAGTGTCCCCGGCTGTCCCCCACCACGCACTGCCCGCAGAGGAGGCCCGGGCCCTACCTTCCAAGGCCTTCCCAGCACAAGCAGGCTCCTTAGACAGGCAGACACCTGACATGAACACAGAGCCAGGTGCCATCCCATCCATCCCGAGACCTCCCGGCAGACCCTTCCCGGTTCCCTCAGCCCCTAGGTTGGGCTCGTCAGAGAGACCTTTCCCAGGCCAGGGAGCTCCGATGGGCATCCTGGGGAAGAGGGCCAGAGACGGGGGGCCAGGGACCAGGGCCACGCTCCCCTGGGCCCACCTGGCTCAGAACACAGGCTGAGGGCACAAAGAGTGGCTCCAAGGAGGCAAGACGGTAGTCACCAGTTGCCCCAAGAGGCAGAGGGGATGGAGACTTCTGGAGgtgagcggaggaagcaggcacaGCGGTTGTGGGGTAAGTCGGGGCTGCCCCGTGCGCGAGCCCGCCGTACCTTCTGGCCGGCCTCGGAGCCCAGGCTGCTTGCACGTGCCCAGTCCGGCTTTGGCTCCCAGGGGTCGTGGGCGGGTGGAAGCCCTCGCTGGGCCATCTCCTCGGTGCAGGTCAGCTGCCGCCGGCGGAGCTCCTCGTCCGTCTCCTTGTCCACCACCAGCAGCCGAGTCTGCCCCTCCACGGCCTTGATCCTCTGCACCACCTGGGCCGGGCAGGTTGGGGGGAACAGGTCAGCAGTCAGCACTCTGGGCAGCACATGGacagcggagccacccagggctGGCCCCGGCTGGCAGGCCGGCTGCTGGCCTAccaggggtggggtggctggACCGAGAGGCCCGCCggctccgccccccacccccagggctcgGCAGCTCCCTCCCTCTTTACCCAGGACTTCTGATTCGGGGCTGCGAGGGCCACAGGGTCACTGGGGGGCCTCGCCTCACTCCGGGTCCGGTCCAGGAGGGGCCGGGAAGCTGGGTGAAGCAATCAGGCGGTCTGGAAGGCGGTGCACGGCTACGTCTGGGGTTTTTAGGGTGTGAGTGTGTGCAAGGATGTGTGGGCAGGCATGCATCCAGGGTCTGTCTTTCGGTCTGGGGTTGAGGGAGCAAGGGGTCTCCCTAGGTCCCCGTCGGGATATCTGCGGCCACTGCTGTTCTCAGTAGTGGAGCACAGATGTCGAAACGCCTGCCCTGAGCTCTCCATTTGCCTCCAGACCGGACCCTGAGCCCCTGTTCCTGCCGGACCTGCAGAGACGGGAAGGCCTGGTTCCTGAGGCAAGGTACCCGCTGAGGCACCCACACACAGCCTGGAAAGCAGGGCTCAGAGCCAGCAGACAGAGGCCCCCCTGTGGGACGAGCGTGACGTCGGGAGCACCTATGTGGTGTACCTATACAGGAGTCTGTGAAGTGTCCAGAGCACGTGCGGGGCCACGGAGTGTGTGAATCCGGGTGTGGTGTGCAGGGAGAAGGCGCGGTCAGTGCCCCCTGGGCATCGGAGTGGGAAGGACAAGACCCCCACCCCAAGtgttgggggagggcagagagggccCCCATCAGCTGCTCAGCAGAAGCTGTCGACAGATAGCAGGGTGTGAACCGGGCCCATCTTCCCCGggccctcctctgtcccctcctctctcctggtGAGGGCCGCCGGAGGACCCCAGCACCCTGTGGCTTCCTGACTGTGGGACTCAGCCTAGACatcagcttcctcatctggagAATGGGAGCTGTGACCGCACCTGCTCCCTCCTGGGCCAGCATTGTTTTGTGCGTGAGCTACAGAGACCAGCACCTGGGAGCCTGGAAGAAGTTGGTGCTCTGGGGCTCGGGCGGGCAGTGACGGTTAAACCAAAGCCAGGTGACGCTGTGCCAGCCCCTCCCTGTGGTCCGCCGAGCCCAGACCTCCGGCCTTCCCCCACCATCCTTCAGCAAACAGCTTTATCCAGTTGAAACTCTGAGTGCAGGACAGAAGGTAGGCAGacggagagacaggcaggggccTCAGGGGTAGAAGCAGGAGTTCAGCTGCTGGTGCAGCCAAGAACCAATTTACTAATCTCCAGGCCCCAGGGCTGGCCACGCAGACAGGTCACAGACTCACAGGGGCTGGGGAGGACACCGAGAACCCTGAGCagaaggggtggagggagctgGACTGACGCCAGCGGAGTCCCTGGCCAGTGGGAGATAGAGTCCCCAGGGAGCAGAACCTGCCAGAACAGACCCTGCCCTCCTTCTGGCCCTCATCCCCAGAGGCCGGAGGCAGGGGGCTGCGGCAGCGGCTCCTGCAGGGCGGGCGGCCTCCAACGGGGACGTGCTGCCGCCAGCAGCGACTCTAAGGGACCCAGACGCCATCAGCCAAAACACACATTAGTACACTGACCTGCCAACACACACTAATGACTACACACAGCCAGGCAGGCCGACCCACAGGcccggacacacacacacacacacaccggatTGCAGATCTGTGCGCACACACACCTACAGGGGTACATTCACACGCACAGTGcagcacgtgcacgcacacacacacacactcgctgACACAGGCACATACAGGTGGGCCCTCACTGGGATCCCCCAGGTACCCCCAGGGGCAGATGTGGTCACACGTGCGTGACCCCCAGAGGGACGTGTACACACGAGCACGTGTTTACACGCGCAGACAAGCACTCAGCACCCCGCAGGCACGGAGGCCCCCGGGTGACCGCCGCATGCACACTGAGGCCCGAAGGAGACTCCAGCGCTGGGCCCGGAGCCCGGAGCCGCACTGCGGGCCCCTCCCTGCCGGGACGCCCCCTCCGCGGCGCAGCACCAGCCGGCCGAGCGGGAGAGGCGAGCAAGGAGGCCGGCGGCCGCCGCTGCCTCCGAGGCCACGTCCGGACCTCGTAGCGGGAACCCACGCAGGCCCTCTGCGACCCCCTCCGCCCGGGCCAGGGCGCCGAGGCCTGGGCGCACGCAGCGCCCGGAGCCGCGGTCGTTGGCGCCCCGCGCGAGCGAGCGCGAGGCGGGGAGGCGCCCCCGGGGAGGGGGCCCGGCGGGgcggcgggccgggggcggggcgcgggcaCCCACCTGGTGGTGCGTCTCGCCCTCCACGTTGACGCCGTTGACCTCGACCAGCCGGTCCCCGGCGCGCAGCGCGGCCGCCTCGGCGGGGGAGCCCGGCTCCACGCGCCGGATGAACTGGCCGCGGCGGCCCTTCTCGCCGTGCAGGTGGAAGCCGTAGCCCTGCTCGCCGCGCACCAGGCGGCACAGGCGCGGCCGCAGCGGCTCCGGGGCGGCCATGGCGGCGGCTGCCCACCGGCCGACCACCGGCCGGCCACGGCGCTGACGCCTGCCGCGGGCAGGCaggggcgcggggggcgggcgcggaggcggcggtggcggcggcggcgctggGGACCCGGCGGCGCCCTCGGCTGCTCCCGCTCGGCTCCCGTCGCCTcgggctcgggctcgggctcggGCTGCGGCGCCGCCCCCGCGCCCGCCCCTTCCCCCGCCTCCTCGGTGGGGCCGCCCCCGCCCCGAGTCCCGGCCGGTCCTGGCTGAGGCCGCGCTCGGCACCCTGCCAAtcccgggggcgggggaggccgcTGGGCCTTGGGACCCCCTCTGTCTCGCCCGGACTCTGGGCAGCCTCCCTGGCGCCAGCGCCTTTGCCTCCTAGTCCaagaacatttattgagcacctactgtatgcatGCGTGCCACGGAAGCGGGCTCTTGAGGTGGGAGAGGAGTGGAGAAGGGGTCCTCAGGCAGAACAAATCCACACGGGGGCGGAGGGTAAGAACAAGGGCCACAGCTCTGTCCACCATCCTCGGGAACACACCCTCCCTTGCCCCCACAACCCCCCTGTCCCTGTCTGGGGATCTGTCCTGCACCCAGAGCTGCCCTAGCCCAGTGGAGTCCCAAGATGGTCCAGGAGGcaaaaaggagtttggaagtaACAAGGCAGCAGCCCGTCCCTATATTCTGCAGGCCAGTGACCGAGTGGCTCCAGCCCTCCCCAGGAAATCCTTTTTGCTTATCTGTGCTGGGGATGTCTGTTAAACGTTACCCATCCCCCAGCAGACAACTATCTCTGCCAGGGACCCTCACTTGTGCCCCTGCTCATCCCAGGGAGAGATGACATGTATCCAGGACTTTGGCCTCTGACCTCTGGCTTGTGATCAGTGCTCAGAGAAGCTGTTCCCGTGTCCGAGCTCCtgtgaccccacccccaccccagcccacccttccctccatccttctcCCCCAGTGTCCAGCTGCTAGCCCCAGCATGagtgccccttcccccaaccagACAACAATGACAACTGAAAATTGGTTATGCTTTGTCGAGCCTCTGAGTATGCTTTATCCGGAAAAACCCATGGGCGCTCAGGCCATTTTGCAGATCAAGAAACTGAGTTCTAGAGAGGAATGGGACCTAGGCAAGGTTCCCAGCTCTTCTTGGGCACTGCTGTGAGAGTCCAAGTCCACACTTTATCGTGGAGCTTTTTCTCAGCCTCAGATACAGGAAGACAGCTGAGTTCCCcctcagcctgcccctccccagccgccCAGACCCCTGCACATACCTGCTCCCCGGGGGTCAGGCATAACCAGCCCAGGCAGTTCCCCatgggggcagaagcaggctcgGCTCAGGCCCCGTCCttgctgctccttctcccctctccagcGCCCTCAGCCTGGGTGCCCAGGCCCCGCCCAAGCACAGGGCTCTCCTCTGGGTAGCATCCTGGGCCGCAGCCCTTTGGGTGTCCACACCCGGCTGCTGCCCCTAAAAGCCACTGAGGCCAAGACTGCACGggggcttccccacccccacctctaaGTTCCTGGCTGATGCTGCCACAAGGCTCCCGCTGAGCTGGCCACCTCCGTCTGTCTGCTTGCCTGTCCAGAGCTTGCTTGTCCggtctgtgcctgcctctctggacCCAGCCTGGTGCTGCTGCTCCTGAAGGCTGTGACATGGGTGCGGTCTACCACATACCAGCCCGGATGGGGCTTAGGGGTCACCCCCAGCAACCAGGACCTGCCAGTTTGTGGTATGGGGCCACGCCAGAGTCTAGGCAGGTAGCTGGATGGGAGCCCCCCAGGCTGGGGGTACAGAACTAGGAGCGCCTGGTCCTCCGGGGAGGACCTCCCTTGGAGATCTCCTCCCCCTGCCACGGCACAGAAACTCCCAGGATCAGCCTCAACCAGTCTGCGAAGATGAGGGAGGAGTAACCAGGGACATGTGGTCCCAGCCAGGGGCCAGAACACTGCATCACAGCCTAACAAAGGAGGCTCCAAAGCCGAAAAGGAGCTGGGGAGGACCAGGAAGATAACAGAATAACAAAGGCAACGTCAGAGAGTAACAAGGGGGGGGGGCACAGCCGCAGAACTAAGGTAGCGGGGAGCACGGCAGGTAAATCCCGACGGGGTGGCAGGAATGGGTGAGGGGGACACGGTAAGGATGGGGGCCCAACGCACAAATGCAGGGAAAGCTAACCCAGCGGCTCTCCGGCAAACTCTCCCATGCCCTTCCTCCAGCCGCGGGCCCCGCGTGAGACAGAAGTGGGAGGCAGAGAAACGGGACGAAGACCCAGGAGAGCGGCGCTCAGGGGCTGTAGTGTTTGGGTCGCCCGGGACCAGGCCGAGGAGGTGATCCCCACCCCTACCCCGACGCCCTCGCTGCCACCTTGCTACACAGGCCTTGCGACAGACGGAAGGCAGACCTCCCGGGGCGTCCCTCTCCTGGGCTGTCAGAGGGGTCCCCTGGGACGGGAAGGGGCTTTCCTCTGAGCTTTGCACCTAGCTCCCAGGTGCGACGCCCCGCGGCGATGGGCGGAGCTTGGGCCTGGGCGGGGACTCCGGGGCGTGGCCTTGGGTAGAGGCCTGGTCGCCGGCCAGGGAAGTCTTGGGGGCCCGTCTGCAGGGTGGAGCCGTTACTCTGACGCCCGGGCGATGCCCCGGAGCTTCCCGGGCCGGCGCCGCCTCCCTACCGGGCATTAAGGGCCCCACGGGATGACCGGGCCTCGCTTACGGCCTCCCCCTTCAGACTACGCCAGGCCTCTCCTCAGAGCCCGAAACTGCAGCAGCCGGGACCAGCGCGACGGAAAGAGCGAGAACTCGACACCCCGAGccgagagggagagaaaaggggagacCCGCGCGGACCGCCCGAGGGAGGCGGTGCAGGAACCCGCCCACTCGCTCTGGGCCCGCCCACGCCCTGCTCCCGGCCCCTCCCACCGCCGCAGGCGCCGACCGGGGCTGCAGTCCGGAAGCGCAGCCGCGCAGCGCCGCCTACCGGCCCTCGGTGGGATTGCTTCGCTCGAGGGGCTAGCCCGGGACCCCCCACCCGCTCTGGCCCACTCTGTCCAGCCTGGCCCTGCTGGGTGGCGATTGCGAGTGAGGCCGGCGCCTTGGGGCTGCTTGCACTGCAGGGGCACAGGGGTGCCAGGAAGGTGGTAGGCAGAGAAGCCGGGCTTCTGTCAAGTCCCAAATCAGCTTTGCTTTTTCGCCTTGGACCTGGTGTCCACCCCTCTGGACTGGGGTACCTCCAGGCCAGGGAAATCTAGAGCCTCACCAAGTGTCCAGCGCTTGTGACCAAACATATGCGGACCACTGGGCCCCGGCGCGGAGTACCTGCAGTCTGTGTGCGGAATGGGAAGGAGCAACGGGACCAGGGGACAGGGCAGCCGTGTGGCCCAGCCCCAGAACGTGGATTTCGCGCCGTCGGTGGTGGCGAGTGAAGTGCTGTGCCCTGGAAGTGAGATCAGATCAGGATGCCCATGCTTTGAAAGGCCGAGTTTGGCAAGATGCAGGAGCAGGAATGGACTTGGAGTGCAGAGAATGGGTTGACCTGAGGAGTCTGTGGACACCCCTTCCTTCAGGGCTGATCCTGGAGTCAGAGTCTGTACAGTCAGGGCTCGGTCGGTAAGAATCGGGAGGGCAGAGAAAAAAGCACCCACATTAGGAGACAACATGGGGGAAAGGATGTACCCAGGAGATGAGCGGGAATTGCCAGTAAGGAGAGATGGGGGCTTCCAGAGGCCAAGGAGAATGTGGGGGCTGGTTCCATGTGAGTATCTCGAAGCTAGTCAGCTCAAGGGGTACGGGACCACCCTCCTCTGCTCCTGGCTTGCTGTCCGAGTGGAAGGCCTTGCCATATGGCCAAGGGAGGGCCCAAGGGCAGACAGCATCAAGGCACGGTGACCGGGCGCTTGGAGGCCCTGGACAGTTGTGAGTCAGAGCCCACGCAGAAGAGGATTGACGaggaagcagaagcagggagaggcccAGGCACTTGTGAGCGGGAGCTGTAAGGGGCCCAGGTGGAGAGAGGTCCTTATTCCCGACGGCAGAGCATCTCTATATGGGGGTTGGGGCCGATAACTGAAAATGTGGAGGCAATAAGAGTGGAAGGGTCTCTGGGGAGGCAGGGGGTCCTTCCTCCCTAGGAGGAGAGCAGGTCTTgaaggagggggctgggggttggCCCTTGCTCTCCAGAAGCCATTGGATGAGGGGAAGGAAGGGTGCAAAAGCGGTCGGGTTTGAAATGAATCGTGGGAGATGGGGGAAAGGCTGGGTTGGGTAGGCTACTTGGTCTTAAGGTCTCTTAAGGAAGACATACTCCTCCCCAGCCCGGCCAGGGGACATAGTGAGGGGGCACTCTGGGGCTCCCAGGAGGCTGGCATGGGGGCTCTGACTCTAGGGTGTGAATCCTGATTCCCTCTTTCTGGTGGATGGCAGTGGGACCCAGGGTCTGCCTTGCGCCTAACTCCCCTGTGACCTCTCCTCTCCTGTGGGACCCTCGGACCTGGTCTGATGACCCCATCCTGGAACAGGAGAGGCAGtggtagagagggaaagagaaggggaccagtctctgcctctgtcccctctTCGCCCATCCCCCCAAGCACTTAGAGATCGAGCTGGTTAGGAGGGGGCACCCCCGGGCCAGGGACAGGGCTCCCGATATTTGCCAGGGTGTGAAGGAAGCTATTTGCACCCTGAAGTGAGATGCCAAGAACACATCACAGAGGAAAGGAGTCACACGCGGGAATGCATGAACCAGGCAGCTTTTATTGGCCAGACCGGCTGGCCTGGCCTGAGCTGTGCACCCAGGCAGACGAGTAGACTCCCTCTGGGTCAGATGAGGGGCGTCACCAGCAAGGGGTGCACTCAGGATGGccctggggagaggtggggaccGGCGAAGATGGTTCGCTGTGCAGACCATGGCCGAACAGGAGACACGCCAAAGGCTctagaaagaacaaagcaggaccTTGGGGAGAAGGCGGtgcaccctccctcccccgcccccccccaactaGTTCCTAGGTGGGAAGGGTAGGAAGCTCCAGGGAAGCCTTTCTGGGcaagaagtgggagagagagattgtggGGTTTCCCGAGCGCACGCAGATCTCCCCAGACATCCTCCACCCGCTGCCGTCCCcgtcccctttctctccccacgTACCTGGCCTGCTCCACCGGGGTCCAGGAAGGGGCCCGCAGCCGGGGCTCCAGTTCCGGCTGGGGCTCAGCGGCGCGCTGCCTCCAAGGCGCACTGACCCCGAGACCTGCGCGGGGGTACCCGCTTCCCGTCTCCAACAGTTCCCGAACCCCcgaggagagcaggagagcaccgCGGGGTACGCGCTCCGGGGAGAGGGTGTCTTTGGCAGAGAGCCCTTGGGGGGACGCGCCCAGGCCTTGGGTGTCCCAGGCAAGGGACCCGGCCACAGGGCGCAGCGCCCGGCGCCACACGTAGGGCGAGCGGCGCAGCCCCATGAGCAAGCCCGCGGCGCGGCCCACTGTGTGGTAGCGGGGACTCGCCACGTGCTTGTACCAGGCGCCAGCGGGGGGCGACAGGAGCAGCAGGAGCGACAGCAGCGCGCGCACCGGCCGGCCCGCAGGGCCCCGCATTGCCAGGCCCCGCGCCAGGGCGCTCGGGTTGACGGCCGCCCGGCGGGGCAGGCCAGCAGCTGACTCGGCTGGGTCGGGGCGCGCTGCGGGACCGCGGCGCCGGGGAGCCGGGGCAGCGTCGGGGGGCCAGCGCGGAGGACCAGCTATAAGTGCTCGCCGGCCCCGCCCGCTCGCCCCCGCGGTCCTCGCGGCGCTCCCggaaggcaggaggagggctGGAGAGGGAAGAGCGCCCAGGCTGGGGGACAGGGGCGTGGGCTGTCAGAGTACCTTCTCCCCGGGGTGGGCCTTCAGCTAGAACTCTAAGTGATGCTCCGCTGGGGACGCCCCTGCTCCCCCTCAAGAAGGACTGTCAGGACACGGGATGAGGGGATGTGCGCGAAGGGATGCCTCCTGAGCCAGAATAGTGGTGCAGGTGGGCACCACAAGAGGaaagactggggggggggggggctagaagAACCCTAGTGGGGCCAGAAGAGCTGACTGGTGGGTGTCCTCCGCATCACTCAAGAACCCCCTGtacatctcctctctctctctgtccccccacccccatcctctcCCACCCACGCTGGCGAGTCCCCTCCAGCCCACCTCCCAGCGGCAGCTGGATGCTTGCAGCCACAAGCTTGGCCACATGGGCCCTGAGAGGGTTAGTGCTTCCCCACGGCTTCCAGAATAAAAAGTAAACCCCTCCTCTTaccccagccctggcctgggCAGAAGGCCCAGCGGCCCTCCAGCCTTCTCTCTGGCTGTGATACCCCTCCCCCAAGACCACTGTCTCAGATGGCCAGTTTTCATCTTTCTGCCTTACCCGACAACCCGTGATGCCGCTGCCTCTGTGTTTCCGCGCCCGGAACGTCCTTCCTACCCTTCCCAGCCTGGCAGGCTTGTTCTCGTTCCACAGGATCCTGTCTGCATGGCCCTCATCTGAATGGTCCACTGGAGTATTCCACTGTGCGTGCATGCGTCTAACAAACCCCTCCAGAGGGCAGAGCCCGGCCCATTCTTGCCTGAGCCCAGCCCAGGAGGGATGCAGGCCCCGAAATAATCTGACCTCAGCCCACCCCCAGCAAGCACACCACTCATGGAACATTTTCTAGGTCCCAGATGCCAGGGATCCtggaaaaaagacacaaactTCTTAAACACTTTATTGTCAGAGAGTGAAAgaggtgtgggggtgtggggaggacacaagcagggggagaggcaagcagaggaggcagaggaagaagcagactccctgctgagccaggagcctgacacgggactcagccccaggaccccgggatcatgacctgagccgaaggcagacacttaaccaactgagccacccaggtaaccctgAAATGTCTTATTTTGATCTCCAAACAATACCATgaggtggataatttttttttaattttattttggggggcacttagaggactcagtcattaagtgtctgccttcggcccaggtcctgatcccagggtcgagTCCCGTTGGGGCTGctgctcccctcctctgcctcttccccggCTTGTgtgcgtgctcgctctctctctctc is a window of Meles meles chromosome 21, mMelMel3.1 paternal haplotype, whole genome shotgun sequence DNA encoding:
- the NPW gene encoding neuropeptide W isoform X2, yielding MRGPAGRPVRALLSLLLLLSPPAGAWYKHVASPRYHTVGRAAGLLMGLRRSPYVWRRALRPVAGSLAWDTQGLGASPQGLSAKDTLSPERVPRGALLLSSGVRELLETGSGYPRAGLGVSAPWRQRAAEPQPELEPRLRAPSWTPVEQARAFGVSPVRPWSAQRTIFAGPHLSPGPS
- the NPW gene encoding neuropeptide W isoform X1 — encoded protein: MRGPAGRPVRALLSLLLLLSPPAGAWYKHVASPRYHTVGRAAGLLMGLRRSPYVWRRALRPVAGSLAWDTQGLGASPQGLSAKDTLSPERVPRGALLLSSGVRELLETGSGYPRAGLGVSAPWRQRAAEPQPELEPRLRAPSWTPVEQARYVGRERGRGRQRVEDVWGDLRALGKPHNLSLPLLAQKGFPGASYPSHLGTSWGGAGEGGCTAFSPRSCFVLSRAFGVSPVRPWSAQRTIFAGPHLSPGPS